The sequence TTCTAAAGGATTGTCTGTACTCTTCCAGACAGAAGAATACACAGAGATTGCGAAGGGGAACCCACACTGGCCCCAAGCATTCTACCCAATGTCCGAGGTGTATCATGTCAGCACAAACAAGATTCTCCATGCCCGTTGCACCTGGAATTCAACCAATTGtaaaactcacacatacataggtaatttttctatatacatttatgtacttGTGTCAGTATATTATtcgttcattattatttgtttctataGTCTGGTTTTGAAAGCCATAGTTTTGAAGCAAACTGGTTGTGGAAAGAAGACAGATCCAATGACctgttttagttttttcttctttttattatttttatttatttatttattttttggtgggAGCAAATTATTAgtgattatttgttttatattttaattttctggcAAATGTCAGCTTTTTGAAAAGTGTATAGATCGGTATTAAAATCATGGTTACTTTTGGCTTGGAACAGGTGATGTTTATAAACACAGCATACATTTATAATCAGAAAACCTATATCTTCTGTATGTCATTGTAATTATCTTATAAAGATTCCTTTATCAATCTTTCTTACAGGCCAGACCTCTGGAGATGAGATGTGCAACCTTTACCTCATGTATTACACGGACCGCGAGCAAGGCTCAGAGACAGGAGGCTGCTGGACTGAGTCTTTCCCAGCCATCACACAGAATCTCCCAGCTGACAGTGATGTCCCGTTGCCACCAAACCCTGAGCTTGAAGAGCATGCACAGGGCGAGAACCTGCATAAAGTaggttttttctgtgtttttgtttcttatgaagttacttctgctacttctttttcttctcttccttactaCCTCCTACTTCTCTGTgttcctgttcttttcttttctttttttctttaattatattgGAAATCATAAGCTGCAGAATGATCTTCCATTGATCCTTTTTTCATGTAATGCATATTCTAAATACACTTCATTCTACATTTGCTTATGCTATACAGTTCTTTTTGTTCATTACAaagtcttttaaatatatatatatatatatatatataatatatatatatatatatatatatatatatatatatattataatataatatacatatatactatatacatatacatatatacatatatacatatataaatatatatatatatatatatatatatatatatatatatatatatattatatatatatatatatatataatatatatatatattcatatattatatatttataatatagataattataattaaattttatgttaatGTAAAACCAGTTCTGTAatgtttctttcattattataatactttttgtCTTTGAATATGTCAATCCTATCCTTGATTTTTAGTCAACCTTGAGATGAAATGTAACAAATTCagcaaaattttatattgtgcTTCTTAGCATTGTTGGCACTCTTTATGAAGTATGATTGCACAtccttatgattatatattagttaACTTAAGGAAGTGTGAAGGAGTTAATTATTTGTTCTAACCTGGGTGTTTACAGGAACAAGAAATCACATATAATTCCCTCAAGCAAAAACCTatcgaaaatgaaaagaaagcctACAAAAACTCTGGTAAGGTTTGAGTTTGACTTGTTTTGCTGTAAAGATTTGCTTCTTAACCTCATGGTTGGGACTTTGGTGGTATATTCTGGCAAGCTTATTGCACATGGGGATCTATCACAATATAAGCTTCACTAGCTGTCAGTAGGAAATTTTGTTCCTTAACTTCTTTATGTAAAAAGTAAGTGCATATAGACAATAGACATGGTGCATTAGTGTGTTACCTCTTCACCACCCAGATTCTTATGGCATTAGATAGACTGCTCAGAAACATACAGTATTGGTTAACAACCTAATCAGTTCTTCCTTCATAGATCACttattgtgcaaaaaaaaaaaaaaaaaaaaagtatttgaacaACATTTAACTTCTCAATTGATAATTATTAGGCTTTCTGCAAGTGTGTTCATCCCCACCTGCCATAGCAGAAGTGAAATGAGCTGGTTTCATTGGCAGGGTATGACTACCCACTGTACGCAGATGTAGACTATGTCTATCCACAACGACAAAGACAGCCAGACAGGAGCTGGATGCCGCAGATTTCCAATGTTGGTAGTGGAGGGTATAGAGGTGGGGAGCACATGATAGTTAGATATGTGCTTTGTTGGTAGAAGGTGCTTTAGATGTGATTTTAATTTTGCAtcaatttcttatttcatttgaaGCATGCTGTGAATTTTAGAATTGCATTTTGTGCTGTAAATTGATATtaggtgttgtgtatttttttcttagaattttatacttgtaagtgtatatacacatttatatatacacagaaacaatcTTTTGCTCTGTGTTTGGAAAATAGTGTGATGCATTatttatttgaataatttactCTGTTGAGAGCAAAAAAATCTCATTGGTTTGAATGTTGTTATAGTTAAACTGCTAATGCTGTTATCtgttagagagagaatgagggtagTTAGTGAGTGAACAGAGTGAGCGAGCAGAGTGAGTGAGCAGTGTGAGTGAATAGTGTAAGCGAGCAGAGTGAGTCAGTGAGCAGAATGAATGGCCCGGGTGAGTCAGTCAGTGAGCAGAATGAATGGCCAGGGTGAGTCAGTCAGTGAGCAGAGTGAATAAATGTGTGAGTGAGActggataaaggagaaagagttacagagacagagagatgaagaagaggaaagaaaggagagagagaaaaaagagagaaataaacaaaatattgtaGAATTTACTCTTTTGTAATAGAGCATGGAATGTGTGTTTAGACTTTAGAAGTTTTTTTTCGTACTTTGGCTTATTTCAATCTTATTTAAGACCTCATTTTTTCTAtcatgtataaaaaagaaaatgatcctttttttagaaaattatttatttagttgttttatCACCCATCTTCAACACAAGCTATAATTAGTTTACTGGAAATGTTTTACAGTATTGCACTCCCTAGCAGTTTTCTGAATGTAATGGGATAAAACTTCACAAGTGAATGTCAATTCAGTTTCAGTTTCTTTCAATAACTAGTTTCTCTTTCCATACAGAAAAGACCTACCAGACTAAGCCAAAGACGGTGTCATATGACTATGATAATGTGATGACACCAGGCAGACAGATACCAAAAGACAACATCAAGCCTTCCTTGGTTGAAGCTCCACGGAAGGGAAAGCAGCTTAAGTTCTCAGgtattttgatgtgtgtgtgtgtgtgtgtgtgtgtgtgtgtgtgtgtgtgtgtgtgtgtgtgtgtgtgtgtgtgtgtgtgtgtgtgtgtgtgtgtgtgtgtgtgtttgtgtgtgtgtatcattgaaAAAGGATTTAAATATCAAAAGATAATACCTACAAAAAtacctctctgtcttttttctgccCCCCATGTTCTctcattttttacatttcatcCCAATACAATAGTATCTCCTTTCAAACCCAAAGTCCtctttattcttgatttttttttacagcttatCGCATGATCCCAAATTGGGGCCAGAAAGAGATTGTCTACGGGCAAGTGGTAGCAGTCGCCCTTGACTCCAAGGGAGACGTTGTGGTCTTCCATCGAGGAGAACGTCGTTGGGATGGCTCAACATTCATCCAGAACACGCTACGAGACCAGGAACATCCCATAACACAACCTACACTCTTACACTTACACAAGGAAAATGGGCAGATTATAGACAAGTGGGGAGAAAActtgtaagtatatgtatttttcttttcttttactttttcatttctctattttattggTCTTGGATTTGAAAGGCAGAATAATAATGGGCTGTAATTTTGTATCTGTGGAATATATTACTTCTGTTTACTCTTTTAGTCTTACATTTACATTTTgcaatgcataaaaaatataatagtaattctaCTTTTACAGCTTCTTTATGCCACATGGACTAACtcttgataaggatgataacataTGGGTCACAGATGTGGGACTTCACCAGGTGCTGAAATTCCCTCGAGGATATGGCAATGGCAAACCTCTCCTGACGCTTGGCACAAAGTAAGGCTCTGCTTTGCattctttatgtatttttataaagttATTTGGTAAGGTGTTGGAAGACTATCTACAGATTACTGACAAGGCAGCTTTAACCCTTTTCCTGTCACCCCTCCAGAGGCGAACATTTTTCTAGCTGTCAcatatctttgatattttttattttttaatagtagAATTTACGTTAATTTGAGTAGCCAGATTTACTAAGGAAGGGTTAGAGAACAGGCtagaatgaaaatattttagatacattttcattattcgttCTTATGAGGACATAAATATTGGAATTACTCGTATGTCAGGCAGGGGGGAGCCGGCAGCGAGTAAGCATAATCCTGGGCCTGAAGACTGTCATGACAATGTGTGAATCCCCAACCCAACAGACATATCTCGGCCTGTCAATCATCCGATAGAGTCACATGATCTGATCTGGTACTTCTGTCAAAGGAACTTCTTGATATTTTTCTGGATGAGACAatcaaagagtaaaataaaatattctaaatatgcGATGGGACCGAAATTATCTTctagtgttttgcatatatacattatttttttttataagtaaaaaaaataataacattcattCATGGGTGCATGTATACAAAGACACGCacgcgcatatttatatatacaaaaacgctttatatgtatttgtacatcggtctctcctctctctctctctctctcctctctctctctcctcctctcctctctccctctctctctctctcctctcctctctctctcctcctctctctctggtctctcttctctccctctctttcttcttctcttctctttctcttctctctttctctttctctcctttctctgcttctctctgttctctgctctttctcgctcgctctctctctctgctctcgtcgctcctctctctcctctcctctctctttcctctctctccctctcctctctcttgcccctcgtctctctctccctctctctccctccctccctccctctctccatcccgtccctcccctctcctcctccctctccctctcccctctctccctctctcccctctccctctctcctctctcccctctcactcctccctctctccctctcgcccctctcgcctctctctctctctctctctctctctctctctctcctcctctctctcgtctctctctctatatatataatatatatatatatatatatataatatatatataacagtaatatatatataaaattttaaatataatataagatatatactatatatatatatatatatgatatataatatatatatatatatacatatatatatatatatatatataatatataatacatatatatatataatatatatagatatatatatatataatatatatatatataatatatgataatatataatataatatatatatatatatatactataatattatatatagttagtatatcatatatatatatatatatatatatatatatatattcaaaatatatattaatatattataattatattatatatattaaatatataaataattacacacatatataatatatatatatatatatataaaatatatatatataattatataatatatatatatatatatataatatatatatattataatatatatatatatatatatatatatatatatataatatatatatataatatatatatataatatatatatatattataatatatataatatatatatatataatatatatacattatattatatatatatatatatagttatataatatattagtacatataatatattataatatatatatatatatataatatataatatatattatatatataatatatatatattaaggaaatGAAATGTTTTCTCAGGACTGAAAGGTGTCCTTCAGTGCATTGTAGCTTTTTACTTATTTGATTATAAAccattttctgccttttttctcaTGTGAAGGTTCCAACCAGGCCAAGATGCAACACACTTCTGCAAGCCGACAGGAGTTGCCGTCTTGAGTACAGGAGAATTCTTTGTATCAGATGGTTACTGCAACTCTCGTATAATCAAGTATTCAGCTAATGGAGAGATTCTATTCCAGTTTGGAAAGCAAACCAACACACTTCTAGGTATGATCTATGAAATGTATCTATGATTCTGGACATATGTTGGAAactagaaaatattatttttttgagttaAAGACTGTGACCTAGTACAGTTTGATTTGGTAATAGAAAagttattgttgtatttatatatttgtatatatgtatatgtatatatatgtgtgtatatatatatatatacatatacatatatatatatatatatatatatatatatatatatatatatatttatatatatatatatgtatacttatatacatatatacacatatagccatgtacatacacgtatatatacatacacacattcatacatacatacatacatacgtacaaacatacatacatacatacatacatacatacatacatacatacatacatacacatcatgcttacatacatacatacatacatacatacatacatacatacatacatacaaatatacatacatatatatatacatacattttatatatatatatatatatatatatatatatatatatatatatatatatatatatatataataaaaaacacacacacacacacacacacacacacacccaacaccacacacacacaccacacaccacacaccacacacgacaccacaccacacacacaacacacacaccacacacaccacacacacacacacacacacacacacacaaacacacacacacacacacacacacacacacacacacacacacacacacacacacacacacacacacacacacacacacacacacacacacacacacacacacacacctacatggatgtatatacatctatctatttttctatctatctgtgtatctatgtatctctctctatgctTATTTTTGCATTTTGATTTGTGTATTGACCAAATACCTTATCTTTCCAGGCATTGGCATCAGTTCTCCACCCCCTGGTTCATTCAGCATTCCACACGCCTTAACCCTCGCCGAAGACCAGGGAGAGGTGTGTGTTGCAGACCGAGAGAATGGCCGCATTCAGTGTTTCACTATTGAACAGGGTCAGTTTGCAAGGCAGTTCCAGTTTGATGGATGGGGCAGTCGGCTCTTCTCTATGAGTTACACTCCAGCGCTAGGTGAGTGAGTCTGAGGAGGAGTTGgtgtttttgattttcatttatggtaaactttttaggaaaattttaagCTTTGTTAATATGCCAGATGCCAAGATGGATGATCGGTAGATGTGTGAATAAATGGTTTGGTGTATTTAAAAACTACTGTTagggtttttgtatttatttatcttttgccaTTTTAGATAATAGATTAGGAATGTTTCCTTTTGAGTTCTTTGCTTATGAGACTAGGGATCATATTCCCTGACTGAGTATGCAATAATCAGAATGATATTGGGATTTTGAAATAGAATAgaaaacattagtattatttgatTAAATGTGAAGATGTTTGGAAataaaatatactgatatattttatagatttacaGTCAAAATGTAGGAGATAAGTCTAAGAGTAATTGTATTACCTGTTAACAGtggtattattatatgatattacacATGATCATTCTGGTTTGGCAGGTGGGAAATTGTTTGCAGTAAATGGCCCAGGATTATTTCCTTCCAAACAAGTGGCAGCTTTTGAAGTAAACTACACATCTGGTGAACTACAGGGTGCCTTTAGTCCAAACAACCAGGTGAGGTACTACATAGTAGAATGGGTATGAAAGATAAATTACTGAGggcaatctcaaaaaaaaaaaaattgttatgaaCAAGATACTTTcagtgcattatataatatattgttattactatcttaagTAAtgatgatttttctctttttcttttttttgttgagaTTTCAATAAAGAATATATTGTTTCAGGGCATGAGTAACCCTCATGACATCGTTGTTTCACATGATGGTATTGATGTGTATGTTGCCGAGATTGGACCCAATAAACTGTGGAAATTTGAGCTTGGTGAGTACACGTAGAGTGTAGTGCATGATGACTTCCCAGATATGTCCCAAGTCTG is a genomic window of Penaeus monodon isolate SGIC_2016 chromosome 10, NSTDA_Pmon_1, whole genome shotgun sequence containing:
- the LOC119577876 gene encoding peptidyl-glycine alpha-amidating monooxygenase A-like isoform X4; protein product: MPGLLTLSWLFVGALLGVLLTTPQALAREVVRLEESSNAHTTYMKKFIMPGVTPRQADAYLCTAMALNETVEEWVIRFDPLASANRAHHMLLFGCTDVPPDYLKQGSWDCGHHGVCTNSRIMFAWAKNAPATSLPKDVGFRIGGQTGINYLTLQIHYASAMQEGQQDHSGLQMEVTREQQKYKAGIYLLGSPYSDIPPHREKTHADMNCIIGETGEPRDIYIFAYRTHAHKLGSVITGYMFDPDTEEYTEIAKGNPHWPQAFYPMSEVYHVSTNKILHARCTWNSTNCKTHTYIGQTSGDEMCNLYLMYYTDREQGSETGGCWTESFPAITQNLPADSDVPLPPNPELEEHAQGENLHKEQEITYNSLKQKPIENEKKAYKNSEKTYQTKPKTVSYDYDNVMTPGRQIPKDNIKPSLVEAPRKGKQLKFSAYRMIPNWGQKEIVYGQVVAVALDSKGDVVVFHRGERRWDGSTFIQNTLRDQEHPITQPTLLHLHKENGQIIDKWGENFFFMPHGLTLDKDDNIWVTDVGLHQVLKFPRGYGNGKPLLTLGTKFQPGQDATHFCKPTGVAVLSTGEFFVSDGYCNSRIIKYSANGEILFQFGKQTNTLLGIGISSPPPGSFSIPHALTLAEDQGEVCVADRENGRIQCFTIEQGQFARQFQFDGWGSRLFSMSYTPALGGKLFAVNGPGLFPSKQVAAFEVNYTSGELQGAFSPNNQGMSNPHDIVVSHDGIDVYVAEIGPNKLWKFELDESGPAPTTRPPGFFERIGSLLTFTLN
- the LOC119577876 gene encoding peptidylglycine alpha-amidating monooxygenase-like isoform X2 — its product is MPGLLTLSWLFVGALLGVLLTTPQALAREVVRLEESSNAHTTYMKKFIMPGVTPRQADAYLCTAMALNETVEEWVIRFDPLASANRAHHMLLFGCTDVPPDYLKQGSWDCGHHGVCTNSRIMFAWAKNAPATSLPKDVGFRIGGQTGINYLTLQIHYASAMQEGQQDHSGLQMEVTREQQKYKAGIYLLGSPYSDIPPHREKTHADMNCIIGETGEPRDIYIFAYRTHAHKLGSVITGYMFDPDTEEYTEIAKGNPHWPQAFYPMSEVYHVSTNKILHARCTWNSTNCKTHTYIGQTSGDEMCNLYLMYYTDREQGSETGGCWTESFPAITQNLPADSDVPLPPNPELEEHAQGENLHKEQEITYNSLKQKPIENEKKAYKNSEKTYQTKPKTVSYDYDNVMTPGRQIPKDNIKPSLVEAPRKGKQLKFSAYRMIPNWGQKEIVYGQVVAVALDSKGDVVVFHRGERRWDGSTFIQNTLRDQEHPITQPTLLHLHKENGQIIDKWGENFFFMPHGLTLDKDDNIWVTDVGLHQVLKFPRGYGNGKPLLTLGTKFQPGQDATHFCKPTGVAVLSTGEFFVSDGYCNSRIIKYSANGEILFQFGKQTNTLLGIGISSPPPGSFSIPHALTLAEDQGEVCVADRENGRIQCFTIEQGQFARQFQFDGWGSRLFSMSYTPALGGKLFAVNGPGLFPSKQVAAFEVNYTSGELQGAFSPNNQGMSNPHDIVVSHDGIDVYVAEIGPNKLWKFELESAIKAATKVQNKSQVVKSDTGVSNKLTGDLVPTKTRVPFTSRWSTIVLGLLAVPVIVLTTLTLIIRASRSGRLHVRHLKNGSLSSSVLGIKGKHENGLNLGSLLNKHHGFEKVATEDLDHDAPDSDDSDVEEFSQVATRA
- the LOC119577876 gene encoding peptidyl-glycine alpha-amidating monooxygenase B-like isoform X1, with translation MPGLLTLSWLFVGALLGVLLTTPQALAREVVRLEESSNAHTTYMKKFIMPGVTPRQADAYLCTAMALNETVEEWVIRFDPLASANRAHHMLLFGCTDVPPDYLKQGSWDCGHHGVCTNSRIMFAWAKNAPATSLPKDVGFRIGGQTGINYLTLQIHYASAMQEGQQDHSGLQMEVTREQQKYKAGIYLLGSPYSDIPPHREKTHADMNCIIGETGEPRDIYIFAYRTHAHKLGSVITGYMFDPDTEEYTEIAKGNPHWPQAFYPMSEVYHVSTNKILHARCTWNSTNCKTHTYIGQTSGDEMCNLYLMYYTDREQGSETGGCWTESFPAITQNLPADSDVPLPPNPELEEHAQGENLHKEQEITYNSLKQKPIENEKKAYKNSGYDYPLYADVDYVYPQRQRQPDRSWMPQISNVGSGGYREKTYQTKPKTVSYDYDNVMTPGRQIPKDNIKPSLVEAPRKGKQLKFSAYRMIPNWGQKEIVYGQVVAVALDSKGDVVVFHRGERRWDGSTFIQNTLRDQEHPITQPTLLHLHKENGQIIDKWGENFFFMPHGLTLDKDDNIWVTDVGLHQVLKFPRGYGNGKPLLTLGTKFQPGQDATHFCKPTGVAVLSTGEFFVSDGYCNSRIIKYSANGEILFQFGKQTNTLLGIGISSPPPGSFSIPHALTLAEDQGEVCVADRENGRIQCFTIEQGQFARQFQFDGWGSRLFSMSYTPALGGKLFAVNGPGLFPSKQVAAFEVNYTSGELQGAFSPNNQGMSNPHDIVVSHDGIDVYVAEIGPNKLWKFELESAIKAATKVQNKSQVVKSDTGVSNKLTGDLVPTKTRVPFTSRWSTIVLGLLAVPVIVLTTLTLIIRASRSGRLHVRHLKNGSLSSSVLGIKGKHENGLNLGSLLNKHHGFEKVATEDLDHDAPDSDDSDVEEFSQVATRA
- the LOC119577876 gene encoding peptidyl-glycine alpha-amidating monooxygenase B-like isoform X3, whose amino-acid sequence is MPGLLTLSWLFVGALLGVLLTTPQALAREVVRLEESSNAHTTYMKKFIMPGVTPRQADAYLCTAMALNETVEEWVIRFDPLASANRAHHMLLFGCTDVPPDYLKQGSWDCGHHGVCTNSRIMFAWAKNAPATSLPKDVGFRIGGQTGINYLTLQIHYASAMQEGQQDHSGLQMEVTREQQKYKAGIYLLGSPYSDIPPHREKTHADMNCIIGETGEPRDIYIFAYRTHAHKLGSVITGYMFDPDTEEYTEIAKGNPHWPQAFYPMSEVYHVSTNKILHARCTWNSTNCKTHTYIGQTSGDEMCNLYLMYYTDREQGSETGGCWTESFPAITQNLPADSDVPLPPNPELEEHAQGENLHKEQEITYNSLKQKPIENEKKAYKNSGYDYPLYADVDYVYPQRQRQPDRSWMPQISNVGSGGYREKTYQTKPKTVSYDYDNVMTPGRQIPKDNIKPSLVEAPRKGKQLKFSAYRMIPNWGQKEIVYGQVVAVALDSKGDVVVFHRGERRWDGSTFIQNTLRDQEHPITQPTLLHLHKENGQIIDKWGENFFFMPHGLTLDKDDNIWVTDVGLHQVLKFPRGYGNGKPLLTLGTKFQPGQDATHFCKPTGVAVLSTGEFFVSDGYCNSRIIKYSANGEILFQFGKQTNTLLGIGISSPPPGSFSIPHALTLAEDQGEVCVADRENGRIQCFTIEQGQFARQFQFDGWGSRLFSMSYTPALGGKLFAVNGPGLFPSKQVAAFEVNYTSGELQGAFSPNNQGMSNPHDIVVSHDGIDVYVAEIGPNKLWKFELDESGPAPTTRPPGFFERIGSLLTFTLN